A DNA window from Planctomycetota bacterium contains the following coding sequences:
- a CDS encoding Hsp70 family protein, which translates to EQLIGDLVESTLRPCEQALADARLKPRDIEEVVLVGGSTRIPMVQKRVKDFFGREPNRSVNPDEVVAVGAAIQAGVLAGEMREVLLLDVTPLTLGIKVEGGLMAPLVARNSHIPTRRSQIFSTAADNQTGVTVEVYQGERPMADDNRLLGRFDLTGIPPAPRGVPQIEVTFDIDANGILHVSAKDLATGREQAIRITATTGLSEADIQRMVTEAEQFADKDRRRKELAEARNEAEHAVYSAEKMLREQADRVSSADRERVTAAIERLRRAKDGETLPEIRRELEGLTRIMHEISRALYEEAARRRGEAPSPGGGEKVIDAEFRTRPEDERRAG; encoded by the coding sequence TGGAGCAGCTGATCGGGGACCTGGTGGAGAGCACGCTGCGGCCGTGCGAGCAGGCGCTGGCGGACGCGCGGCTGAAGCCGCGGGACATCGAGGAGGTGGTGCTGGTCGGGGGCTCGACGCGGATCCCGATGGTGCAGAAGCGGGTGAAGGACTTCTTCGGGCGGGAGCCCAACCGGTCGGTCAATCCGGACGAGGTCGTCGCGGTGGGGGCCGCCATCCAGGCCGGCGTCCTGGCCGGGGAGATGCGGGAAGTCCTTCTCCTCGACGTGACGCCCTTGACCCTGGGCATCAAGGTCGAAGGCGGTCTCATGGCCCCCCTCGTGGCCCGAAACTCCCATATCCCCACGCGACGCTCTCAGATCTTCTCGACGGCCGCGGACAACCAGACGGGCGTCACCGTGGAGGTCTACCAGGGCGAGCGCCCCATGGCGGACGACAACCGTCTGCTGGGCCGGTTCGATCTGACCGGGATTCCGCCCGCCCCGCGCGGCGTGCCCCAGATCGAGGTGACCTTCGACATCGACGCCAACGGGATCCTGCATGTCTCGGCGAAGGACCTGGCCACCGGCCGGGAGCAGGCGATCCGCATCACGGCGACGACGGGGCTTTCCGAGGCGGACATCCAGCGGATGGTCACGGAGGCCGAGCAGTTCGCCGACAAGGACCGGCGGCGCAAGGAACTGGCCGAAGCGCGCAATGAAGCCGAGCACGCGGTCTACTCCGCCGAGAAGATGCTCCGCGAGCAGGCCGACAGGGTGTCCTCCGCCGACCGGGAGCGCGTGACGGCGGCGATCGAAAGACTCCGCCGGGCGAAGGACGGGGAGACCCTTCCGGAGATCCGGCGGGAGCTGGAAGGGCTGACCCGCATCATGCATGAGATCTCGCGCGCGCTCTACGAGGAGGCCGCCCGCCGGCGCGGAGAGGCCCCTTCGCCCGGCGGCGGGGAGAAGGTGATCGACGCGGAGTTCCGGACCCGTCCGGAAGACGAACGTCGGGCCGGATGA
- a CDS encoding nucleotide exchange factor GrpE, whose translation MEPEEEARLRREAAEYLDLARRWKAEFLNYQDRVRREREEWKRRAVEEFVRDFLPAIDSFVWARFEEPTLMRSLKILEREFLRVLARHGIVPIEAEGRPFDPFLHEAVAVEETDEHPDGTVLEEIRPGWMMHGRVLRPAAVRVARARSGRASGG comes from the coding sequence ATGGAACCCGAGGAGGAGGCCCGGCTGCGGCGGGAGGCGGCCGAATACCTGGACCTGGCTCGCCGATGGAAGGCGGAGTTCCTGAACTACCAGGACCGCGTCCGGCGCGAGCGCGAGGAGTGGAAGCGCCGGGCCGTCGAGGAGTTCGTCCGGGATTTCCTGCCGGCCATCGACAGCTTCGTCTGGGCGCGGTTCGAGGAGCCCACTCTGATGCGTTCCCTCAAGATCCTCGAACGCGAGTTCCTCCGCGTCCTGGCCAGGCACGGGATCGTCCCCATCGAGGCGGAGGGGCGGCCTTTCGACCCTTTCCTGCATGAAGCCGTGGCCGTGGAGGAAACGGACGAGCATCCGGACGGCACGGTGCTCGAGGAGATCCGGCCCGGGTGGATGATGCACGGGCGGGTGCTCCGTCCCGCGGCGGTCCGCGTGGCGCGCGCCCGCAGCGGCCGCGCTTCCGGCGGCTGA
- a CDS encoding Hsp20/alpha crystallin family protein — MKLIPARSRRRGGEITRGAGTAGPPWARLRSEMDRLFERFFQEPWAALAETFGPGRAWMPSVDVLDSEKEVTVRAEVPGLGPEDVEVTLSGATLLLRGEKKEEREERGRAYYRAERRYGAFRRAIPLPPGVDPATVSAEYDKGVLTVRIAKSEQARPRRIEVVPRA, encoded by the coding sequence ATGAAGCTGATTCCCGCGAGATCCCGGCGCCGCGGCGGAGAGATCACCCGGGGCGCCGGAACGGCCGGGCCGCCTTGGGCGCGGCTGCGCTCGGAAATGGACCGTCTCTTCGAGCGCTTTTTCCAGGAACCCTGGGCGGCGCTGGCGGAGACGTTCGGACCGGGACGCGCCTGGATGCCTTCCGTGGACGTGCTCGACTCGGAGAAGGAGGTCACCGTCCGGGCCGAAGTCCCGGGCCTGGGTCCCGAGGATGTCGAGGTGACCCTTTCCGGCGCCACGCTTCTTCTGCGCGGCGAGAAGAAGGAGGAGCGCGAGGAGCGCGGGCGGGCGTATTACCGGGCGGAGCGCCGCTACGGGGCCTTCCGGCGCGCGATCCCGCTGCCCCCGGGCGTGGATCCCGCCACGGTGAGCGCGGAGTACGACAAGGGGGTCCTGACGGTGCGGATCGCCAAGAGCGAGCAGGCCCGCCCCCGGCGCATCGAGGTCGTGCCCCGCGCGTAA
- a CDS encoding Hsp20/alpha crystallin family protein: protein MERPREEPRVPVFRPDVDVLERPDEIVVRADLQGVPPDGIDVRFENGVLTLRGQVRRRGPEEPEYLLQEYEAGDYADDLDVGEAIDAAGIRAECADGVLTVRLPKAPAARPRRIEVRAK from the coding sequence ATGGAACGGCCCCGAGAGGAACCCCGCGTCCCGGTCTTCCGGCCCGACGTGGACGTGCTGGAGCGTCCGGACGAGATCGTCGTGCGCGCCGACCTTCAGGGCGTCCCGCCCGACGGCATCGACGTGCGCTTCGAAAACGGCGTCCTCACGCTCCGGGGGCAGGTCCGGCGGCGCGGACCGGAGGAGCCGGAGTATCTTCTCCAGGAATACGAGGCGGGCGACTATGCCGACGACCTCGACGTGGGCGAGGCGATCGACGCGGCGGGCATCCGCGCCGAGTGCGCCGACGGCGTCCTGACCGTCCGCCTGCCCAAGGCGCCGGCCGCGCGGCCGCGCCGGATCGAAGTCCGCGCGAAGTGA
- a CDS encoding Hsp20/alpha crystallin family protein, with protein MIMPLWDVGEPFRRFRDAMDRLFADFEQDLFAPAGAERPAAGTFPPVNVWEDDENLYAEAELPGLRRDDLEVSVHGRELTLRGRRREPEEAEATYRRRERPVGEFVRVLELPASVDADRVSAFLENGVLTLMLPKAAEARRRRIEVRRPEPAKKEA; from the coding sequence ATGATCATGCCCCTTTGGGACGTCGGCGAACCCTTCCGCCGGTTCCGCGACGCGATGGACCGGCTCTTCGCCGACTTCGAGCAGGATCTCTTCGCCCCGGCCGGCGCCGAGAGGCCGGCGGCCGGCACCTTTCCCCCCGTCAATGTGTGGGAAGACGACGAAAACCTGTATGCCGAGGCCGAGCTCCCCGGGCTGCGGAGGGACGACCTCGAGGTCTCCGTCCACGGACGCGAGCTGACGCTTCGCGGCCGGCGCCGGGAACCCGAGGAGGCCGAAGCGACCTACCGCCGGCGCGAACGGCCGGTCGGGGAGTTCGTACGGGTCCTCGAGCTGCCCGCGTCCGTCGACGCCGACCGCGTGAGCGCCTTCCTCGAGAACGGCGTTCTGACGCTCATGCTGCCCAAGGCGGCCGAGGCCAGGCGCCGGCGGATCGAGGTCCGGCGGCCGGAGCCGGCGAAGAAGGAGGCGTAG
- a CDS encoding threonine/serine dehydratase: MVSLAEIRAAREIVAAAAIRTPLLPLKVSDRPGVYLKCENLQRGGAFKIRGAFHKISRLPPDCPGVTASSSGNHAQAVALAAARRGLKAVIVMLDQSVPHKLEATRALGAEVILGGRTSVALKERAEREAAERGFVYVPPFDDPEIIAGQGTVGLEILEDLPDVRSVVVPVGGGGLISGIAAAIKESRPHVRVFGAEPEGAPKMTLSLREGRIVTIPEPQTVADGLKPSRVGELTFEHARRTVDGMALVSDAEILAAARHLLLREKLVVEPSGAAALAAILSGKLPLPDGPAVAVLSGGNADVRRILDS, translated from the coding sequence ATGGTCTCCTTGGCCGAGATCCGCGCGGCGCGCGAGATTGTCGCCGCCGCGGCGATCCGGACTCCGCTTCTCCCGCTCAAGGTCTCCGACCGCCCGGGCGTCTACCTCAAGTGCGAGAACCTCCAGCGCGGCGGCGCCTTCAAAATCCGGGGCGCCTTCCACAAGATTTCCCGCCTTCCTCCCGATTGCCCGGGCGTCACCGCCTCCTCCAGCGGCAACCACGCCCAGGCGGTGGCGCTGGCGGCGGCGCGGCGGGGCCTCAAGGCCGTGATCGTCATGCTCGACCAGTCCGTGCCGCACAAACTCGAAGCCACGCGGGCGCTCGGCGCGGAGGTCATCCTGGGCGGCCGCACGAGCGTCGCCCTCAAGGAGCGCGCGGAGCGCGAGGCGGCCGAGCGCGGATTCGTCTACGTTCCGCCCTTCGACGATCCCGAAATCATCGCCGGCCAGGGCACCGTGGGGCTGGAAATCCTGGAGGATCTGCCGGACGTCCGGTCCGTCGTCGTGCCCGTCGGGGGCGGAGGCCTCATCAGTGGGATCGCCGCCGCGATCAAGGAATCGCGGCCGCACGTCCGGGTCTTCGGCGCCGAGCCCGAGGGGGCTCCGAAGATGACGCTCTCCCTCCGGGAGGGCCGGATCGTCACGATCCCCGAACCCCAGACCGTGGCCGACGGGCTGAAACCCTCGCGGGTCGGGGAGCTGACCTTCGAGCACGCGCGGCGCACCGTGGACGGCATGGCCCTCGTGAGCGACGCGGAGATCCTGGCGGCCGCGCGGCATCTCCTCCTGCGGGAGAAACTCGTGGTGGAGCCCTCCGGCGCCGCCGCGCTGGCCGCGATCCTTTCCGGAAAGCTCCCCCTTCCCGACGGGCCCGCGGTCGCCGTCCTCTCGGGAGGCAACGCGGACGTCCGCCGGATTCTGGATTCGTAA
- a CDS encoding dienelactone hydrolase family protein has product MERERPPGVPPVFEDPLRIPVGEVSVEGSLQIPAGAEGMVLFAHGSGSSRWSPRNRHVAERLRAAGLGTLLADLLTPFEDADLDARFDIDLLAARLERITAWFRGTAPGASLRVGYFGASTGAAAALRAAAALGPEIGAVVCRGGRPDLAEDVLDRVQAPTLLIVGSEDHPVLEWNREAYERLRARKELAVLPGATHLFEEPGALDEVARRAAEWFRRFLPPAAAGGEAAA; this is encoded by the coding sequence ATGGAGCGCGAACGCCCGCCGGGGGTGCCGCCGGTCTTCGAGGATCCCCTTCGAATTCCGGTCGGGGAGGTCTCGGTTGAAGGGTCCCTTCAGATTCCGGCCGGGGCGGAAGGGATGGTCCTTTTCGCGCACGGCAGCGGCAGCAGCCGGTGGAGCCCGCGCAACCGGCACGTCGCGGAGCGGCTCCGCGCGGCCGGGCTGGGGACGCTTCTGGCGGATCTTCTGACTCCGTTCGAGGACGCCGACCTGGACGCGCGGTTCGACATCGACCTTCTGGCGGCGCGGCTCGAGAGAATTACGGCCTGGTTCCGGGGCACCGCGCCCGGCGCGTCGCTCCGGGTGGGGTACTTCGGGGCTTCGACGGGCGCCGCCGCCGCCCTGCGCGCCGCCGCCGCCCTGGGCCCGGAGATCGGCGCGGTGGTCTGCCGGGGCGGGCGGCCCGACCTGGCGGAAGACGTGCTCGACCGGGTCCAGGCCCCCACCCTCCTGATCGTGGGGAGCGAAGATCACCCCGTCCTGGAATGGAATCGCGAAGCCTATGAGCGCCTGCGCGCGCGCAAGGAGCTGGCCGTCCTCCCGGGAGCCACGCACCTTTTCGAAGAGCCGGGGGCCCTGGACGAAGTCGCGCGCCGCGCGGCCGAGTGGTTCCGCCGCTTCCTCCCACCGGCGGCCGCCGGGGGAGAAGCCGCCGCCTGA
- a CDS encoding response regulator, with the protein MTRSAPRRSGFGRMRAAREVPRLPLVLVVDDEPAVLRCLERLLRTEPCEVVSTVDPEEALAWASLRPVDLVVADHRMPKMTGAELVTAFERRSPSTARILLTASPDAPDLPPPALRGQVRLIAKPWDDEELRRVVLECLPRPGGANPAAVPCRDRSGADVLADLARALEAGPGEEKRIRLEDLPRLRDSISKLLSEIVRRASRGPARLVLGDPSGLVRTFLEGIGGRTRFLDVEELEL; encoded by the coding sequence ATGACGCGATCGGCTCCCCGACGGTCGGGCTTCGGAAGGATGCGGGCCGCCCGGGAAGTCCCGCGGCTCCCGCTCGTCCTCGTCGTGGACGACGAACCGGCCGTTCTGCGGTGCCTGGAGCGGCTCCTTCGCACGGAGCCCTGCGAGGTCGTTTCCACCGTCGATCCCGAGGAGGCGCTCGCCTGGGCGAGCCTCCGCCCCGTGGACCTGGTCGTCGCCGATCATCGGATGCCGAAAATGACGGGGGCGGAACTCGTGACCGCCTTTGAGCGCCGCTCTCCTTCCACCGCCCGGATTCTCCTGACGGCCTCCCCCGACGCGCCGGATCTTCCCCCGCCCGCCCTCCGGGGTCAGGTTCGGCTCATCGCCAAGCCGTGGGACGACGAAGAGCTGCGCCGCGTCGTTCTTGAATGCCTTCCGCGGCCGGGGGGCGCCAATCCGGCGGCCGTCCCGTGCCGGGATCGCTCGGGGGCGGACGTCCTGGCGGACCTCGCGCGGGCGCTGGAGGCCGGCCCCGGAGAAGAGAAGCGGATCCGCCTGGAGGACCTGCCGCGCCTTCGGGACTCCATCTCGAAACTTCTTTCGGAAATCGTCCGGAGGGCGTCCCGAGGTCCGGCGCGTCTGGTCCTGGGCGACCCGTCCGGCTTGGTGCGCACGTTCCTTGAAGGGATCGGAGGGCGCACCCGGTTCCTGGACGTCGAGGAGCTCGAACTATGA